AGCGCTGCGTTTCGGGGTCCTCGGCGATGCGGGCCTGGTCGGCGGCGTGGTCCTCGCCGACATACTCGTAGTAGCCGAAGAGCAGGTCGTCGTGCAGGAAGATGGTGAAGTTGCGGATGTTCGCGGCGACGAGCGTCTCTTCGACGGCCGGCCACACCGCGGCGTGCAATCGCAGATATTCCTCGCGTCGGTCGGGCCGCAACCGCGTCACCATGCCGTAGCGCTGCAAGGGGATCCTCCTCCGTCCGCGTCGACCTGGGTGATCAGCCGCTCGGCGCCCGAGGCGACCAGCCGGATGGCGGTGTAGGCGACCGCGATGCGCACCTCTGCCGGCCCGGGTCGCCGGCCGTCGATCTCCTCGACGCCGAGCCGGCGTGCGGCCCGGTAGACCACCGCCTTCATCGACCCGCCTCGCTGTCGGACGGTGCGGGCGCCAGCAGCCGCTGGCCGGCGCGCTCCGGACGCACGTTCGGCCCGTCGCCGCCGGTGACGTGTGGCTGCCGGGCCGCCGCGGCGATGGCGGCCTCGTCGATGGCCACGCCGAGGCCGGGTGAGTCGCCGAGGACGAACGCGCCGTCTTCGACGGACAGGTCGAGGGACACCCCTACCGGCGGGTGCAGGTCCTGCAACTCGCTGGCGATGTGGTTGGGCACCGACGTCGCCGCGTGCAGCAGCCCCAGGGGAGTGGTGCCGATCGGGCTGACCGGCAGATCGTGGGCGTGCGCCAATGCGGAGACCCGCAGGAAGTGCGTGATGCCCCAGACGGCGGCGGTCTGGACGATGTCGACAGCCCCGGCGGCGATCAACGGGCGGAACTGTTCGAGGCCGGTGAGGTTCTCGCCGGTGGCGACCGACGCGGCCACGCCGCGGCTGACGGCGGCGAGGCCCGCGGCGTCCCAGCGCCGCACGGGCTCCTCGACCCAGGTGAGGTCGACGGTGCGCTCGAGCTCGCGGACGTGGCGCACGGCCTGCTTGCGGGTCCAGCACTCGTTGGCGTCGAGCATGAGGCTGGGCCGCAGCCCGTGTGCGGCGTCGGTGAGGACCTCGCGCACCAGCATCAGGCGCCGCAGGTCGCGCTCGACGTCGAGGCCGCCCTTGAGCTTCGCGGCGCGCAATCCGCGCTTGGCGTAGGCGGCGTAGGCGGCGACCAGTTCTTCGTCGGTCAGGCCGATATCCAGACCGGAGGCGTACGCCGGAACGGCGCGGTCCCGGCCACCGAGCAGGCGCCAGAGTGGCTCACCGGCGGCGCGGGCCTTGATGTCCCACAGCGCGGTGTCGAGAGCGCCGATGGTGCCGAACACGGGCCCGGCATGGCCGGCCTTGAAGGTCTGCCGGAGCATCCGGTCGTAGAGTGCCGTGACGCCGCGCGGGTCCTCACCCTCGATCGCCGC
This genomic interval from Asanoa ferruginea contains the following:
- a CDS encoding L-rhamnose mutarotase → MQRYGMVTRLRPDRREEYLRLHAAVWPAVEETLVAANIRNFTIFLHDDLLFGYYEYVGEDHAADQARIAEDPETQRWWTLTDPCQEPPHDAPAGSRWAPMTEVWHLTG
- a CDS encoding mandelate racemase/muconate lactonizing enzyme family protein, with protein sequence MRITGYRTLTTVHEWGRPVGDANGVFADGVVPVPIIMVDTDEGITGIGLGPHSHIESVFAAIEGEDPRGVTALYDRMLRQTFKAGHAGPVFGTIGALDTALWDIKARAAGEPLWRLLGGRDRAVPAYASGLDIGLTDEELVAAYAAYAKRGLRAAKLKGGLDVERDLRRLMLVREVLTDAAHGLRPSLMLDANECWTRKQAVRHVRELERTVDLTWVEEPVRRWDAAGLAAVSRGVAASVATGENLTGLEQFRPLIAAGAVDIVQTAAVWGITHFLRVSALAHAHDLPVSPIGTTPLGLLHAATSVPNHIASELQDLHPPVGVSLDLSVEDGAFVLGDSPGLGVAIDEAAIAAAARQPHVTGGDGPNVRPERAGQRLLAPAPSDSEAGR